From the Aquirufa lenticrescens genome, the window GATGAGCTATTCACAAACCCAATGGCTATAGTTGCACCATCTCCATCGATTAGATTTTTTGGTTGATTAATTGAATTAACTCTAGGAATTTCTGACGAAATTGTAACGATAGTTTGTCTGTTACCACTTGAAAAGAATGAAGCAGGATAATAACAATTGGGAGATTCAATCGCATCTAAAATACCATCATTATCATCATCAATATCAAATATGTCAGATACTCCATCATTATCAAAATCACTACAAACATTTACAGTAGCACTTTTTGCATAATTACTGTAAGTAGATACATAATTAATCAATCCTGAATTAGCGCTCGTTTCCACACCGTCTGCTAAACCATTTGTCCCATATACTCCCTGAGCTATCGCGTTCGAAACGGATGTGTTTGTTAATGACCCGTTTACTTTATTGACAAGGGTACCTGAAATTAAAGTTCCAGAAACGCCCGCTTCTTTAGCATCACTACATCCATCACCATCCGTATCTAAATCCAAACGATTGATAATCCCGTCGCCATCAATATCTGGGTTACAGGTAGCGGCAATATTGTCTGAAAAATCAGTGCCTCTTTCAAAAGGATTAAAAACATAGACCGCTCTATTTTGAGTTGATCCATCTCCAAATGCCCCTGAAACATTATGCCCTACGTTCCCGATCTCCCCTTTGTCATTTAACATAGGAGTAACGTGACCTCCATTTTCCACGACATAAATTTTATCTGTGGGTAAAATTCCGTCGGGGGTTTTTGGAACTAAGGTACTTGCATTACCTAAACCAATCATGTTATTCCCACCAGCATCACCCCATGATAGAGGTTGACTAGTATTTAAAATCACTGACGCTGTGGGATAGCTATCTGTTGAATTTTGGGCACTTAAATATTCTACATTTTCTAAAAATCCTATACCGTCTTTCCCTTTAACTTGTAACCAAGAATTTGAATTGGATGTACTATTTTGTCCCAAAATACCCGCAGCACCAGACCCCATCGCATACAACTTTTTATTGGTACCTAATAATAGGTATGTCATGCTTGTGCTGTAGGTTGCATCAATCATCGCAATTCCAGTTCCGCCTGGCAAGGGGTTGGTCATTTCTGTTGCGAAATTTAACGTGGTTGGAACTGAACCATTTCCTACATACACGTTAGTACCCCAAGTGTATAGCTTGTTATTCGTAACATCTGCTGCGATTGAACCCCCTGAAGTAGCTTCAATCTGATCAATATTAGCTAATGGTGCATTAGGTGCCACTAACACTTTCGTAAACCCTTTCGTTGTTGCGGTTAAACCTGCACCATTTAAAGAAGGATATGTCAATGCATTAGCATACACCGTTCCATCATGTAATAAAATCAAGAAATTATTCGTCGAAGCGCTAATAGATTTGATGTTTTTAGGATCAATTTCTGATGGTAATGCCACTTTTTGAAATGCACTGGGAGCTCCAGCTACAATACCAGGAAGCGAAAAATTAGTACTCAAATAGCCCCAAGCCCAAATTCCTTCCGTTGTAGCTAATATATAAGAACTGTTTGAACCTACGGCTGCCATATCAATTATTTCACCCGTATAATTATAGCCATTAGCAGGTGTAACGAGGGTTGGTATTACTTGGTCTGTGCCGTCTGGTTTAGCATATTGCCCTGCTACATAATACTTTCCGCTTTTACTTCTAAATAAGGTTCCGTGAAAGGCAGAACTCATTATTTTCGATTTAAATTTTGCTTCATCTGTCCAACTTGCAAAAGACGGTGCATCACATTCTTCCGTATCTAATACGCCATCATTGTCGTCATCTAAATCAAATACGTCGCTGATGTTGTCACTGTCAGAATTCAAACAAGCTTTCGTGTTTATATCGATAGCGAAAAGGAAGTTATATGTCCCGCTATAAGTACCATTATCAGCTGATGTTTCTAATGTATTTGCAAATCCATTTGTTCCAACTCCGGAAGTAGGATGAGAAAAGTTTTGTGTTGTATTCGTGGTCGTACCTGCTTCTAACGCATCGCTACAACCATCCCCATCGGAATCCAAATCTAAACGGTTTGGTATACCATCGTTATCTGTATCACGATCAAAACAGATTGATTTTTCTGAATAGGTCGAATTAGTTAAACGAATATTGGAAAATAATGAGGAGGTAGTACTTCCAGAAATCGCCAATTTATAAGCAGAGTTGGTACCCTGATATGCTGTTTTTTGCACACCATTTATTTTCACCGTCACATAACCAGTTGCAGAAATATCAATGCTATATTCCTCGGAACCTGTTATAGCTCCATGATTAAAGCTCCATACACCGCCATTAAAATACCCATAGGCTTGTGTCGCTGCTAAATAAAACTTAGCTCCGTTATCATTATAATTGGCTGGTGTTTGTGCCGCGGCTGCTGGCAATAAACCAAACATCGCTGATCCTTCCGTGGTGAATTTGTTGAATTTCAGCGAAAGAGGTAAAGAAAAATTTTCAGATGAATAAGATGAATTCCAGCCATTGGTATTCGTAGTAATTGAGTTGCTTGTTTTATTTACAACTGAAACGCCATTAAAGTTTACATTTTCCAAATTTACGCCATATGGCATACACGAAACTTGTTCTTGGCTATCTAAAACTCCATCATTATCGTCATCTAAGTCATTTACATCTAATATATTATCAGAATCCGTGTCTCTTAAATTTTGTTTGACAGCAAATCCTATCACTGCATTATTAGGTAAAACTTGGGCAAGTTCCCATTTAGCAACCACCCCTATCCCCACTTTAGTCATAGCGGTAAAAGTTGCATTCGAAAAGTCTCCATCTCCATCAGTATCAACTACTAGATAAACTGTTTCTGCATCATATTTTTGGATATTTGAAAAAGGCAATGCATTTACAGCTGAATTCCCAAAAGCAGGGACACTAATTTTACTAGCATCAGATATCCCAACATTACTTACTTTCCATTTACGGTTAAGTGGATAATAAATTCCTGTTAACGTCTCTGAATACAATAAATTTGCATTATTATCTCCAAGTAAAATGTACGTATTATCTGTTGTAAGATTGTTTCCGACACTTAAAGCATTGCTTGAACCTATGATAGAATTATTTCCAAGCGTAATAAATTTACCCGTGTAATCAGAAGAGTTTGCTTGTCGCTGATGTAATCCTTGTGCATCTGAACGTGCAATACCAAACACGTGATTATGGTAAGAAGCATTATTCGTCTTATTCCATATAGTTGTTCCATCAACTGTTATATAATCATGGTTTACAGAAATACCATATTTTAAACCTAAATAGGATTCAACGATGTTTTGTTGCGATGCGGTATTCGTATTTTGAAAGGTAATAATTTCAGCGATGGGCCCATTCCAATATCGATTTGTACCTGACTGAAAAGAAATGGAATTAGCAGAAAAAGGGGCAGCATTGGATAATGAAAAAGCAGAAATCAAGTTAGGTTGCCCATTGGGCCCGAAATCATAAGTTGAAGAGGCGGAACCAACGGCTCCATCTTTTCTCCAAGAACCTTGAGTCGAACTCATTAAACCCGTAAATTGTAACGTACTTCCTGTGCCACCATGAAAAGCGGGTGCTACTCCTGATCCATAAAGAACGTGGTAATAATCTCCTCCAGCCGTTGCATTGACATCTTGAACCACCCAATAACTTTGACGAATATTAGCTAGATCCGGGATATTTAAAGAGTATAAGGACGAAGTATTAAAAGTTAAAGCAGGATTGTAGTTTAACACATTTGTATTAAAGACCGGCTGCTTTGCAACTATGGTGTTATAAGCATCTATTTCATTCCCCGATAAATCATCCCAAAAAGGCACTTTGTCGTTATTGTTATAACTAGTTGTAGACGACTTAGTATAGACATCTAAACGCATCGCCCTATAAGTAGCAAAACTGGATGGTATAACGCGAACATAACGACAAGTGACTGGTGCAGCAAAGTCAGCATATACAAGATCAGTATTCGTTTCATTACCATTAAAAAGACCCAAGTCAGTGTAAGTAATATTGTCCGAAGAAACACGAACTTGAAAATCTTTTACAAAATAAGAACCACTAGCTGCACCAAGTAAGGCAATACCATCAATAGTTTGTTCACTTGATAAATCTAAAGTAATATTTCCAATAGGATTGCTACCGGTAGGATTTGCGGCCCCACCTTCTGTTGAACCGGGAATCCAACCATAGGAACTTGATAATATGGAAGCAGAAGCGGGCCAAGCACTACCCCAATCACTAGATGAAGTTCGTTTATTAGCTGGCACATTTAGTAAAGTACGTGTAGTTTTGATGGCGCCATCTGCTTTTAACCAAAAGGAAGGTTTGTTCTCTAAACCAAGAGGAGAAATAGATGGGATAGTGGGCTCAAATAAATATTTTCTTCCTGCACCTACACCTGGGAAAATGGTATTACTACTATACTCGGCTTTACTACTTAAAATGTGGTTAAAGGTGTAAATAGAGATGTATTCATTTGCTCCAAAATTTCCTAGACCAGCACTTGCGCTTATCGTGCCTATAGGAACCGTATTACCATAGATATATTCGATATTATTAGACGTCTCGTAAATTTTTATTTGATAACTAAAACCAGTCGAGGCATTCGAAGTGTAAGCCACTTTCCATTGAACAGTTAATACTCGATTAGGGGCTGAACCACTTAAACTGTAAGTAACACCTCCACCAGAAGCAACGGAGCTCGTATAGGTTGCATCCCACCAGGCATATAATTTAGGCGTATTCGTAATAGAGACTGCACTGTTAACACTTTCCGTAGAAACAGCAGACGAACCTAATTTCAATAAGCCAGCTGCGTTTACAGAAAAACTAGAATAAGTATTGCCCTGAAAAACAAAGTTAAATCCAATGGGTGTAACCGAAGAAGCCGCTGCTATTGCAGAACCTCCATTAATTAAGCTCGACCCAGAAACAAGTTCAGTATAGGTGGCAGAGGCAGTACTAAATTTTAAATTAGTGAGCTGCGCATTTGATAAAAATGGAAGTAAAAAAACCAGTAATACAAAGTAATACTTTAAGAATAGACGCATATATCAATCGGATAATTGTAAATCATATTTCATTGCCGATGTTGAAATAATACAATTCGGCAAACAAATAAAGTAAATCACGATGGGGGGATTTGTCAAAAAAAGTGTCTTTGACAGAATTTGGACGAATATTCTAACCTATTCTGGAGTTGAAATACTCCTTAGGGGTACAGCCTTTGGCTTTCTTAAAGGCGGTGTAGAAGCTTTGGCGAGAACCGAAACCGGACGCTTCTGCGATCGTTTCGATGGATGCTTTGGCCAAATAAGCAGGGTCACTCAACTTTTCTTCGATGTACGCAATCCGGTAATTGTTCAAATAATCGCGGAATGAAATACCGTGCGTATGTTTGATTGCCTGCCCTATCAGTCGGTGCGGATGACCTGTCAGAGAACCTAATAATTCCGCTGTCAATTGTGAATTCAAGAACACCTCCGTGGTTTTAAAGTACTCGTCCACTTTTGATGCTAAGGCTTTCAATCTCATTTCCTCTTCGTCACTAAGAACAAGTTCCTCTTTTTCCGGGCCGCGTAGATTCTCAGCAAGGATTTTGACATCCAGTAGTTTGGGATTAATAGCAAGGTAAAACAGATGGAAAACAAACTCCGCGATTAAAAGATAATCCGTCGTGATAAAGGACGATTTGCCGCTGTCTGTATAGATGAAAAGATACCACAAATAAAAAATGGTACAGAACCGAAAGAGCAGAATCCCGATGATCCAGAAATGGAAAACCCCTTTTTGGAACAAAATCTCATTCTGTTTATCCCGTCTAAATTGAATATAATAATACACCATCGCAATGTAGAACACGAAGTACATCAACACTTTTGCATACACGTGGTAGTAGGGATCGAACCACAAAAAACGCGGATTATAAGCGAAATAATCTCCCTGTGCGAGCATCCACTTCACCTCTTCTATTTTCACTTGTTTGGAACTCAAATAGTAAGGCGTATTCTCTATGAGTTGTAGCAGGAATGGTAAAAAGAAGATCAAATGAATCCATTGGAATTTTGCGCGCGGATGTAACAAATACCACAAGAACATGAAATTTAAGGGCGGCAAAATATAAAAAAGCGGAGCAGAAGTCCGATAGAAGTAGGGGGTCACCACAATCACTTCCGGCATTAAATAATAAGCCGCAACCACTAAATAGGCAAGGATTAAAAACTGTACCGCTAAGATTTTAGCAACAACTAAATTCCCTTTTCTGATCAAAAAATTCAGACCAAAGAGCAAGCACAGCGAGCTCACTAAAGAGAAAAGGTACAAGGATCCGACGTTTGACATTTAGAACAGTTGAATGATAAGCTAAATAACAAAAATTGGACAAGTGCATCTGTAACATATTACGCCTGTTACAAAAATTGGACAAAAATTATTCTACGTCTTTTTGAGCAAAAAAAGCGGCCGGAGTGATATGATGAAGCTTATTAATGGCATTATGAAGTCCTTGTCTAGACCCAAAACCGGCTTGTTCCGCCATCAAGTCCTGAGACATCGTCCGCCATGATTCGTGCTGTTTACGCTGCTCCACGATATAATTGATCCGCCACGAATTGACAAAATCTGGATAGTTTAACTCGTAGATATACTGTGTGGTACGCGATAATTCTCGCGCTGAAATACCAATCGATTTAGCGGTATTATCCAAGCTGGCATCGCTTTGTAAAAAAGGTTTTTGAGCTACGAAATACTCCTCTAATCGCTGGGCAAATCCCTCGTATTTTTTCAATTTCTCCGCATCTTCATCTGGCTCAGGATGACGTTGCTCTGGTTGCAAGCGATTCACTAGGCTTTGGAAAGTTACAGCATCTAACAAGTCAGGACGATATAAAACAATCCCTACATTCAGGAATGCGGCTAAATGCATCAAGAGATCCGCATAAGAGAATTGTAGATTATTAAACCCAATGATGCCCATCACATAGGCGATAATAAATACAATGGACAGCAGACTTAAGCTAGTGTAGGCAAGCAACCAATTGATAACGAAGCTTCGCTTGTAGCTGTTTTTACGAATGAAATGGAGGACCAGGAGGAATGACGCAATGGCATAAATCGTAGATCCGCTAACCTTCAAAAAGGACAAGATTCTAGGTGGAAAGTAGGTGACCGTACCCGGATAATTAACTAAAGATTTATATTTCATCACGAGTTGAATCTCGCTTAGCTTATTCTCAACTGGGCCAAAATAAAACGGCAATAACTCTGCCAGATGCAAGACAAAAGGAAGAAATAATAAGCAATGCCAAATCTTACATTTTTGGGCAGGATACAGCATAAAATAAACAAACAAGAAAGCAACAGGAGGCGCTAAGAAATGAATAGGAGAACCTACCATATACAAATGCGGGTACTCTTGTAGGCGACCGCCCGTAGCAAAATACGCTAAAATAATACGAGCGCAAAAGATCAAAAAATACAGCCCTAAAAACTTCGACGCCAGCATACCCTTCTTCGTAATCAGGTGCAGCCCAAACAATCCCACCAGCGTGGAGATCACGAAATCATAGCATAGTTCAACGATAGTTAGCAAGGTGGTGTTTTGTTTTCGGTTGCAAAATAGTAATAATTAGGGAATGAAAGCCATACGGAACGCATTTGCTTTTAAATCACGGTCTAATAAAGGAATTCCAACAGCTTTTGCTTCTTTCTCCCAGCCCTGAACGGCTGTTTTCACTTCTACAATAATCTTTTCTGCTTGCTCTGCTTCTATTCTAAAGAATGGCGCGGTCTCTCTGAGTAGATCCCAATCCAACGCATTATCCACATCAGAGATATTTAAATGAAGACCTGTACCTGTTTCAACGGGATTAATATCATAAGCCGGGGATAAAATCCATCCTTCTTTGGACCACAAAAAACCGTGATTTCTAAGGTGGTCATCCACATTAGAAACGGCAATAGAAAAGGCCATTCGTCTCCACAATTGAACTAAATCACTCGAAACATTCGCACCCTGTTGTATGATAAAATCAGCTAATTCAAGATAACTAGCGCCATCTTGTCCATCGGAATAGCCTAAAAGTGTCATCGCAGAAGCAAAATGTTTTCTTTTGCCAGCACTTGTTCGATCAAAGCGTTTCGTTAAAAAAGTATGGTGCTTTGTTGAATAGATTTTAGCTTTTGCCTCAGCCATTTCAAGGCCCACTTTTAATGCCAAACGATGCGTTACCAATTCCCAGCCACCTACATCAAACGTATCTTGTCCACTGGGGAATTTGGCGATCCAAAGGTGCCCGTTCACATCTGCAACACTTGCTTTTGGGCGAGCGCCCCCTAAGGAAGATCCAGGCGCCACTAATAAGCTTAACCACCGCAAATAATCAGGATCCTGAACCGCTTCCTCGCTTTCTAAACGCAAACTTATCTGTTCTAATTCTCTAATGGAAGTCCAGGCCGGAACCGCGTATTGTTTGTTATCGTCCAAAAAAGGTCCATCCATTTCCCTTTTATAACGCAATCCTCCCATCCGATTTCCGTCAAAAACACCCAACAAAAAATCCAGTTCGGTCAAATTTTGCATAGCCCTTTTCTCCAAACGCGCCATAGCCGCCTCCCTCCTACGCAACAAAACTCTTCCCCAGCGATCCGGCGATGAATCTAAAAACAATCCAAAATTCGTTTTATCATCACTCAAATACTGCAACCCCTCACTAAAAACTAAATCGGGATCCAATATTTGCGCAAAATTACTCGACAACCATTCCTTCGAATAAACAAAAGAAAATACCTCTTTTCCTCGCAATAGTTCCGATTGCAGTTGACCCATGAGCATTTTCTCCTCTGGCAAACCCTCCCAATCAGCATATACAAAAACACTTCGATAAGCCATCTTTCTTATTTTTTAGGCGCGCGTTGCTTTGTCACTAATTCCAAATCCTGTAATCTCCTTCCCAGCACATCATCCTTTGCAAGTAGCAAAAAATCAGAGGATAAATTTAGCACGTGCAATACCATAAAATACGCCCCCATACTGACAGAATCCACCCCTTTTTCAATCGAAACAAGCGTAGGACGACTAATCCCTGCCCGCATAGCCACTTGCTCAGCGCTCAATTTTCTGCGCAAACGCGCTAGCTTAATATTCTCACCCATACCACTCAAAATTCGTTGGTATTTAGGCATAAGTGGAAATCCCGAATTCGCCATAACATTAAATATAATTTACAAATATAGCCTATTTTGTTAATTAAAATTAACATTATAAATTTGATTCTGTCTAAAAACTAAATTTTCCTATATTTGCCCCCATGAACAGATTCTTTGCCCTTTTACTTTTCATCCCGCTTTTTACCCAGGCGCAGTTTAAAATCACTGTTTCTCGCACAAAAGACCCCGTTTATTTCCGTGGAACCCTGTTTGATGAGAAGAATTATTTGGCCAAAGACACTGTGCGCGGCACGCTTTTAACATCGAAAACTCCCATCAAAGGCGGTATTTATTACCTACAATTCGCTCCGTCTAAGGAGCGCATCTACTTCAATATCGAGAACAACGATAAATTCACTTTGACCTTTTCCGGCCCGGCCTATTTAGATTCAGCACACTCCTCAGACCCAAAAAACGAAGTCTTTTTAAACTACCAAAGACTCGAAAAATCCTTTGCCGTCATCGACTCCCTGTACCAGGTAGAAATTGCCCGCGGTCGCAAGTTCAAGTTCGCGGAGAAAGCTGCCTTTTTCCAGTCCAAAACGACTGCCTTAGTAGCCTTCCGCAAGAAAGCACTTTTGTCGCTTCCCCCCACTTCTACGCTTGCACTCTATTTTAAATCACTGAATTCGCTGGACGAATCCGTACCAAGCCGTACGGATTATGCAGCTCGCTCTAAGTTCTTTTCTCGCATCCCTTTTAGCGATGGGAAGTTATTGTTCACCCCCGTTTTCCGTTCTTTGCTCGTAGAATACCTCTCCTATTATCCTTTGCAAGCTGATTCGATCCGTGTAGGTGTAGAAAAAGCGATGTCCAAAATCGACTGCGGCGCCAAATCCTATCCCTTCGTTTTCGACTATTTCTCCACCGTGATGAAGAACCGAAACATCGTGGGCAACACAGAGGGCTATGCCTGGTTTTTAACCAAATACGGGGTAGGGAATGCGTGCGGCGCGTTTACCGCCGCGCAGAAAAAAGCCTTTAAAGAAGAAGCCGATAAATTGAGCGCCTTGAAATCGAACGCAGTCGCCGCAAACATCGTGCTAAAAGACACCGCCGGCGCCACCCAGGACCTCCACAAATTCGCATCAGAGAACGATTACACCCTCCTAATGTTCTACGCACCCACCTGTGATCATTGCCAAAAAGAGGTCCCCGAAATCGACTCCACCACCTCCGTCATCTCCCGCATCATGAACCTAAAAATAGGGCGCTTCGCGGTTTGCAACGAACCCGGCGTATCCCGCGCGGTTTGGCTAGATTTCATTTCTAAATACCGCGTAAACACGAACGTCCTCCACGTCGACCTACCCGCTAATTCCCCCTTGCGCAGCACCTACGACGCCTTCTCAAACCCCACCTTTTATCTCTTAAACCGCAAAGGCGAAATCATCGCTAAAAAAATCAGCCCCACCACCCTCCGAAAATACTTCGCCGGCCTACAGTCCTCGCGACCTAATGTGCCATAGGGGGCTTTGATGCCACTATTGTGAGGTATTTTGCTCGAGGTACGCAGAGGACTTTTCAGGTATTGACAATTGCTGTCAACACCCCAAATGCGATTATCAATAACCTGATAGGTTTGGGCTGAAAATTGTTAGAGGTTTGCAAAAATAACCACTAATAATATGGACCTAATAGTAAGTATCTCGGCGGGCCTCGCCTCATCCTATTTTTTTCTCGTATTCTTCCTGTACCAGAAAAAGCCAATCATTGCGATTTCAGAAAATATAAGCCTCGTAAAATTCAACGGCGAAGACAATTACACGTTCAAATTTGTGAACTTAACGCCTGCCGTAATTTTCGACGTGCGTGTAGAATTAACATTTTACAAACCGGTGGGAGATTTTAAGGGGAATAATTTACAAGGAAGCGACATAAAACTTAAGGGTAATTTTATCGCCTATATACCACGAAGCAACGATAATGATTCCTTTAATCTACACGCAATGAGGCTTAGAACAACTGATAATTTGCCCGATTTATGGAAAGATAAATCATCTTTTATTCGACTCACAATTATAGGAAAACATGCCCTATCTGGCTTTAATCAAGTATTTGTGAAAGATTTTTTGAGCGTAGATTGCATCACCACTAAGAAATTCCAATCCGGCAATTATTTAACCGTAAAATAAATCATTCACAATCATCATTAATCCATTTTTCCTTCTACCTTTATCTCAGTTTTAAACAAAAACAAAATGAAAAAAGATGTAATTGTAGGCTAAGCGCCTAATTAATATTCGAATTGAAAAAGCCTGAATCTTCAGGCTTTTTTTATGCCCTGAAAACAGGAAGATAATTGACACATTCTGTCAATACCTGAAAAGCCCTCTGAGTACCTCGACGTTTATTTCACACATTATTGCTCATACGGCCCGCAAACAACATATCTGACTAAACCGCGAAGCGATGACTAAGCCACGAAGTGGCGAGTCGACTAAGTCCGCAGGACGCCTTCCGCCAGCACCCGGTCATTCGAGAGGCGGGGAACTTTGTTTTGGCCCCCTAATTTACCCTGGGACTTCATATATGAGATAAAAGCACCTGCGGGAAGTGAAGTAAGAACTAAAGGGCGCAAGATAGAGCCAGTAATCAGATCACGGTAATAGATATTTTGCGCGCACATGGACGCATCTAAAGCCTCCTGAAAAGCAGATAAAGACGACGGCGGCGATGAAAACTCGATAAGCCACTCATGGTAAGGCAAACCACTTGCAGGAGAAACCTGCGGTGCAACAGTAAACTCAACCACCCGAGCTTCTGGGCAAGCAGAGAGCGCGGCAGCTAATGCTTTCTCGACTTCTTCAGCGATGACGTGTTCGCCAAAGGCCGAAATAAAGTGCTTAATCCGACCCGTCACCACAATGCGATAGG encodes:
- a CDS encoding helix-turn-helix transcriptional regulator — protein: MLTIVELCYDFVISTLVGLFGLHLITKKGMLASKFLGLYFLIFCARIILAYFATGGRLQEYPHLYMVGSPIHFLAPPVAFLFVYFMLYPAQKCKIWHCLLFLPFVLHLAELLPFYFGPVENKLSEIQLVMKYKSLVNYPGTVTYFPPRILSFLKVSGSTIYAIASFLLVLHFIRKNSYKRSFVINWLLAYTSLSLLSIVFIIAYVMGIIGFNNLQFSYADLLMHLAAFLNVGIVLYRPDLLDAVTFQSLVNRLQPEQRHPEPDEDAEKLKKYEGFAQRLEEYFVAQKPFLQSDASLDNTAKSIGISARELSRTTQYIYELNYPDFVNSWRINYIVEQRKQHESWRTMSQDLMAEQAGFGSRQGLHNAINKLHHITPAAFFAQKDVE
- a CDS encoding type II toxin-antitoxin system HipA family toxin, yielding MAYRSVFVYADWEGLPEEKMLMGQLQSELLRGKEVFSFVYSKEWLSSNFAQILDPDLVFSEGLQYLSDDKTNFGLFLDSSPDRWGRVLLRRREAAMARLEKRAMQNLTELDFLLGVFDGNRMGGLRYKREMDGPFLDDNKQYAVPAWTSIRELEQISLRLESEEAVQDPDYLRWLSLLVAPGSSLGGARPKASVADVNGHLWIAKFPSGQDTFDVGGWELVTHRLALKVGLEMAEAKAKIYSTKHHTFLTKRFDRTSAGKRKHFASAMTLLGYSDGQDGASYLELADFIIQQGANVSSDLVQLWRRMAFSIAVSNVDDHLRNHGFLWSKEGWILSPAYDINPVETGTGLHLNISDVDNALDWDLLRETAPFFRIEAEQAEKIIVEVKTAVQGWEKEAKAVGIPLLDRDLKANAFRMAFIP
- a CDS encoding helix-turn-helix domain-containing protein, with amino-acid sequence MANSGFPLMPKYQRILSGMGENIKLARLRRKLSAEQVAMRAGISRPTLVSIEKGVDSVSMGAYFMVLHVLNLSSDFLLLAKDDVLGRRLQDLELVTKQRAPKK
- a CDS encoding helix-turn-helix domain-containing protein, which produces MSNVGSLYLFSLVSSLCLLFGLNFLIRKGNLVVAKILAVQFLILAYLVVAAYYLMPEVIVVTPYFYRTSAPLFYILPPLNFMFLWYLLHPRAKFQWIHLIFFLPFLLQLIENTPYYLSSKQVKIEEVKWMLAQGDYFAYNPRFLWFDPYYHVYAKVLMYFVFYIAMVYYYIQFRRDKQNEILFQKGVFHFWIIGILLFRFCTIFYLWYLFIYTDSGKSSFITTDYLLIAEFVFHLFYLAINPKLLDVKILAENLRGPEKEELVLSDEEEMRLKALASKVDEYFKTTEVFLNSQLTAELLGSLTGHPHRLIGQAIKHTHGISFRDYLNNYRIAYIEEKLSDPAYLAKASIETIAEASGFGSRQSFYTAFKKAKGCTPKEYFNSRIG
- a CDS encoding TlpA family protein disulfide reductase: MNRFFALLLFIPLFTQAQFKITVSRTKDPVYFRGTLFDEKNYLAKDTVRGTLLTSKTPIKGGIYYLQFAPSKERIYFNIENNDKFTLTFSGPAYLDSAHSSDPKNEVFLNYQRLEKSFAVIDSLYQVEIARGRKFKFAEKAAFFQSKTTALVAFRKKALLSLPPTSTLALYFKSLNSLDESVPSRTDYAARSKFFSRIPFSDGKLLFTPVFRSLLVEYLSYYPLQADSIRVGVEKAMSKIDCGAKSYPFVFDYFSTVMKNRNIVGNTEGYAWFLTKYGVGNACGAFTAAQKKAFKEEADKLSALKSNAVAANIVLKDTAGATQDLHKFASENDYTLLMFYAPTCDHCQKEVPEIDSTTSVISRIMNLKIGRFAVCNEPGVSRAVWLDFISKYRVNTNVLHVDLPANSPLRSTYDAFSNPTFYLLNRKGEIIAKKISPTTLRKYFAGLQSSRPNVP